Proteins from one Bradyrhizobium roseum genomic window:
- a CDS encoding class I SAM-dependent methyltransferase yields MTELSPLQAEIQKLIRSSGPMPVWRYMKLCLTHPEHGYYVSRDPLGREGDFTTAPEVSQMFGELLGLWTASVWKSIGSPSKLRLIELGPGRGTMMADALRAIRVLPPLYESIDIHLVEINPVLRERQRATLSGARNISWHDSLDDVPDGPAVILANEYFDVLPVHQAVRRETGWHERVVNLDDDGKLSFGAAEEPIPRFEVLLPPLVRAAPIGAVFEWRPDSEMMKIATRVRDQGGAMLVIDYGHMRSDAGDTFQAIARHSFADPLKHPGQADVTAHVDFQALARAAEDVGARVHGPVTQGDFLKRLGIETRAITLMGKATPEVSDDISAALKRLTDSGRGGMGSMFKVLAVTEPNLAMVAGLSDEPSAPAPGDAAE; encoded by the coding sequence GTGACCGAACTTTCACCGTTGCAGGCAGAGATCCAAAAGCTGATCCGATCGTCGGGACCGATGCCGGTCTGGCGCTACATGAAGCTGTGCCTGACGCATCCCGAACACGGCTATTACGTATCGCGCGATCCGTTGGGCCGCGAGGGCGATTTCACCACCGCGCCCGAGGTCAGCCAGATGTTCGGCGAGTTGCTCGGCCTGTGGACGGCATCGGTGTGGAAGTCGATCGGCTCGCCCTCGAAGCTGCGGCTGATCGAGCTCGGCCCGGGCCGCGGCACCATGATGGCAGATGCGCTCCGCGCCATCCGCGTGCTGCCGCCACTTTACGAATCGATCGATATCCATCTCGTCGAGATCAACCCGGTGCTGCGCGAGAGACAGCGCGCGACGCTGTCGGGAGCGCGCAACATCAGCTGGCATGACAGCCTCGATGACGTGCCTGATGGCCCCGCGGTCATTCTGGCCAACGAATATTTCGACGTGCTGCCGGTTCATCAGGCGGTTCGACGCGAGACCGGCTGGCACGAGCGTGTCGTCAATCTCGACGACGACGGCAAACTGTCATTCGGCGCTGCGGAAGAACCGATACCTCGCTTCGAGGTGCTGCTGCCGCCGCTGGTGCGCGCAGCCCCGATCGGCGCCGTTTTCGAGTGGCGGCCGGACAGCGAGATGATGAAGATCGCCACGCGGGTACGCGACCAGGGCGGCGCGATGCTGGTCATCGACTACGGCCACATGCGCAGCGACGCCGGCGATACGTTTCAGGCGATCGCCCGCCACAGCTTCGCTGATCCCCTGAAGCATCCGGGCCAGGCCGACGTCACCGCCCATGTCGATTTCCAGGCGCTGGCGCGCGCGGCGGAAGACGTCGGCGCGCGCGTGCATGGCCCTGTGACGCAGGGCGACTTTCTCAAGCGGCTCGGCATCGAGACGCGGGCGATCACGTTGATGGGCAAGGCCACGCCGGAAGTTTCCGACGATATTTCCGCCGCGCTGAAACGGCTGACCGACAGCGGCCGCGGCGGCATGGGATCGATGTTCAAGGTGCTTGCGGTCACCGAGCCCAACCTCGCCATGGTCGCGGGCCTCAGCGACGAACCATCAGCGCCGGCGCCGGGAGACGCAGCAGAATGA
- the pgeF gene encoding peptidoglycan editing factor PgeF yields the protein MMFGSSLLAAIPGLRHAFFTREGGVSNGIYQGLNGGLGSSDDPAHVAENRRRMAERIGVTPTNFVSVHQIHSPDVVVATGPWPGDRPRADAIVTRTEGIAIGVTAADCGPILFADAGARVIGAAHAGWKGALTGVLESTIDAMEKLGADRSCIVAAIGPLIRQPSYEVGSEFVERFLDADAENGVFFIPADRAGHAMFDLAGYIRMRLENAGILMIDDAGVDTYSDERFFSYRRSVHRKEPDYGRHVHAIALESE from the coding sequence ATGATGTTCGGATCGTCGCTGCTTGCAGCCATTCCCGGGCTGCGCCACGCGTTCTTCACCCGCGAGGGCGGGGTGTCCAATGGAATCTATCAGGGGCTCAACGGCGGGCTCGGCTCCAGCGACGACCCGGCCCACGTCGCGGAGAACCGCCGACGCATGGCCGAACGGATCGGCGTGACGCCCACGAATTTTGTCAGCGTGCACCAGATCCACTCGCCCGACGTCGTGGTAGCGACCGGACCCTGGCCGGGCGACAGGCCGCGCGCCGACGCGATCGTCACCCGCACCGAAGGCATCGCCATCGGCGTCACCGCCGCCGATTGCGGCCCGATCTTGTTCGCCGACGCCGGCGCGCGCGTGATCGGCGCGGCGCATGCCGGCTGGAAGGGTGCGCTGACCGGCGTGCTGGAATCCACCATCGACGCCATGGAGAAACTCGGCGCCGACCGCTCCTGCATCGTCGCCGCCATCGGTCCCCTGATCCGCCAGCCCTCCTATGAAGTCGGCAGCGAATTCGTCGAGCGCTTTCTGGATGCCGACGCCGAGAACGGCGTATTCTTCATCCCCGCCGATCGCGCGGGCCACGCGATGTTCGACCTCGCCGGCTACATCCGGATGCGGCTGGAAAATGCCGGCATCCTGATGATCGACGATGCCGGCGTCGACACCTATTCCGACGAGCGCTTCTTCAGCTACCGCCGCTCGGTGCACCGCAAGGAGCCGGACTACGGCCGCCACGTCCACGCCATCGCGCTGGAAAGCGAGTAG
- a CDS encoding NADP-dependent oxidoreductase, with the protein MRAFLLDGYGAIADHVRLAEIAEPMPGSDDVLIDIHAASLNPIDFKIVHGDLKRVSNYRLPRPFGFDASGIVLAAGARAARFKPGDAVYARAPREAIGTFAEKIALSEKFVALKPAAVSYAQAAALPLVGLTTLQGFSRVKAHAGQRILIHAGSGGIGTFAIQYAKHLGLEVTTTTSSKNVDFVKSLGADRVIAYDRENYLDVGGGYDIVYDTLGGAFTVDAFKVVKRGGTVISLSGPPDRDFARREGKGFVVRAAIWLMSRSVYAASAQAGASYCWFFTEPSGEQLREIADLVDRGAIKPVIDREFAFEQLPDALSYLEAGRARGKVVLKVK; encoded by the coding sequence ATGCGAGCCTTCCTTCTCGATGGCTATGGTGCGATCGCCGATCACGTCCGTCTGGCTGAGATTGCCGAACCCATGCCGGGCTCTGACGACGTCCTGATCGACATCCATGCCGCCAGCCTCAATCCGATCGACTTCAAGATCGTGCATGGCGATCTCAAGCGCGTCTCGAATTACCGGTTGCCGCGCCCGTTCGGTTTCGATGCTTCTGGAATCGTGCTGGCCGCAGGCGCGCGCGCGGCCCGCTTCAAGCCGGGCGACGCGGTCTACGCGCGCGCCCCGCGCGAGGCCATCGGCACCTTTGCCGAGAAGATCGCGCTGTCGGAGAAATTCGTGGCGCTGAAGCCCGCTGCCGTCTCGTATGCGCAAGCTGCGGCGCTGCCGCTGGTGGGACTGACGACCCTGCAGGGATTTTCGCGCGTCAAGGCCCACGCCGGCCAGCGCATTCTGATCCACGCCGGCTCCGGCGGGATCGGCACCTTCGCGATTCAATATGCGAAGCATCTTGGGCTCGAGGTGACGACGACCACGAGCTCGAAAAATGTCGACTTCGTCAAATCGCTCGGCGCCGACAGGGTTATTGCTTATGACCGCGAAAACTATCTCGATGTCGGCGGCGGCTACGACATCGTCTACGACACGCTGGGCGGCGCCTTCACCGTCGACGCCTTCAAGGTGGTGAAGCGGGGCGGCACCGTGATCTCGCTGAGCGGTCCGCCCGATCGCGATTTCGCCCGGCGCGAGGGCAAGGGGTTTGTGGTTCGCGCGGCGATCTGGCTGATGAGCCGCAGTGTCTATGCGGCGAGCGCGCAAGCCGGGGCATCCTATTGCTGGTTCTTCACCGAGCCGAGCGGCGAGCAATTGCGCGAGATCGCGGACCTTGTCGATCGCGGCGCGATCAAGCCGGTGATCGATCGCGAATTCGCCTTCGAGCAGTTGCCCGACGCGCTGAGCTATCTCGAAGCCGGCCGGGCGCGGGGCAAGGTGGTGTTGAAGGTGAAGTAG
- a CDS encoding ribose-phosphate pyrophosphokinase, whose amino-acid sequence MSAKNGSIKLVAGNSNPVLAQAIAQGLDLPLTKASVRRFADNEIFVEVLENVRGSDAFIIQSTSYPANDHLMELLIITDALRRSSARRITAVIPYFGYARQDRKVGSRAPISAKLVANLITHAGVDRVMTLDLHAGQIQGFFDIPTDNLYASPLMVRDIKERFDLANVMVVSPDVGGVVRARGLSKRINAPLAIIDKRRERAGESEVMNVIGDCAGYTCILIDDIVDSGGTLVNAADALLANGAKDVYAYISHGVLSGGAAARIAGSRLKELVITDSILPTEAVVKAPNIRTLSIAPLIAEAISRTAAEESVSSLFD is encoded by the coding sequence ATGTCGGCCAAGAACGGCTCGATCAAGCTGGTCGCCGGCAATTCCAATCCGGTTCTGGCGCAGGCCATCGCCCAAGGGCTGGACCTGCCGCTGACCAAGGCCAGCGTCCGCCGGTTTGCCGACAACGAGATTTTCGTCGAGGTCCTCGAGAACGTGCGCGGCTCGGATGCCTTCATCATCCAGTCGACGTCGTATCCGGCCAACGACCATCTGATGGAACTCCTCATCATCACCGATGCGTTGCGCCGCTCGTCCGCGCGCCGCATCACCGCTGTGATCCCCTATTTCGGCTACGCCCGGCAGGACCGCAAGGTCGGCTCGCGTGCGCCGATATCTGCCAAGCTGGTGGCCAACCTGATCACCCATGCCGGCGTCGACCGCGTCATGACGCTCGATCTCCACGCCGGCCAGATCCAGGGCTTCTTCGACATCCCGACCGACAATCTCTACGCCTCGCCGCTGATGGTGCGCGATATCAAGGAACGCTTCGACCTCGCCAACGTGATGGTGGTGTCGCCTGACGTCGGCGGCGTGGTCCGCGCCCGCGGCCTCTCCAAGCGCATCAACGCCCCGCTGGCGATCATCGACAAGCGCCGCGAACGCGCCGGCGAATCCGAAGTCATGAACGTGATCGGCGACTGCGCCGGCTACACCTGCATCCTGATCGACGACATCGTCGATTCCGGCGGCACGCTGGTGAACGCGGCCGATGCGCTGCTCGCCAATGGCGCCAAGGACGTCTACGCCTACATCTCCCACGGCGTGCTGTCCGGTGGCGCCGCCGCGCGTATCGCAGGTTCGCGGCTGAAGGAGCTCGTCATCACGGACTCCATTCTGCCGACTGAGGCCGTCGTCAAGGCGCCCAACATCCGCACGCTCTCGATCGCGCCTTTGATCGCCGAAGCGATCAGCCGCACGGCCGCGGAAGAATCGGTATCGAGCCTGTTCGACTGA
- a CDS encoding SDR family NAD(P)-dependent oxidoreductase: MAGMDSSDWLGLSGRVCVVTGGGGGIGRATAVSFAKAGARVAAIDRDEGGLEATLAELRKLGDGHLVVGCDTTSTESVTAASERIEKSLGPCGVLVNTAAILRPGALDTLSLAEWNSVLAVNLTGYFICAQAFGRQMRGLGRGSLVHVASIAGSNAQGQSGAYSVSKAGVIMLSRQLANEWGPHGIRSNVVSPGMVITPMSQAFYDTPGVTERRSAVVPMRRVGMPQDMADAILFLASDRASYVNGDEIMVDGGYANMLMNLVPRPGFE, from the coding sequence ATGGCAGGGATGGATTCGTCGGATTGGCTCGGCCTGTCGGGCCGCGTTTGCGTCGTGACCGGCGGGGGCGGCGGCATCGGCCGCGCCACGGCGGTCAGTTTTGCCAAAGCGGGCGCCCGCGTAGCGGCGATCGATCGCGACGAAGGCGGGCTTGAAGCGACGCTGGCCGAGCTGCGCAAGCTCGGCGACGGGCATCTCGTCGTCGGCTGCGACACGACAAGCACCGAGAGCGTCACCGCCGCGTCCGAGAGAATCGAAAAGTCGCTCGGGCCGTGCGGCGTGCTGGTCAACACCGCGGCCATTCTGCGCCCCGGCGCGCTCGACACCTTGTCGCTTGCCGAATGGAACAGCGTGCTCGCCGTCAACCTGACCGGCTATTTCATCTGCGCGCAGGCGTTCGGCCGGCAGATGCGCGGGCTCGGCCGCGGCAGCCTGGTTCATGTGGCCTCAATTGCCGGCAGCAACGCGCAAGGGCAGAGCGGCGCCTACAGCGTCAGCAAGGCCGGCGTGATCATGCTGTCGCGGCAGCTCGCCAACGAGTGGGGTCCGCACGGCATCCGCAGCAACGTCGTCAGCCCCGGCATGGTGATCACGCCGATGAGCCAGGCATTCTACGATACGCCCGGGGTGACCGAGCGGCGCTCGGCGGTGGTGCCGATGCGGCGGGTCGGCATGCCGCAGGACATGGCCGATGCCATCCTGTTCCTCGCCAGCGACCGGGCGTCCTACGTCAACGGCGACGAGATCATGGTCGACGGCGGCTATGCGAACATGCTGATGAACCTGGTGCCGCGGCCGGGATTTGAGTGA
- a CDS encoding 6,7-dimethyl-8-ribityllumazine synthase, producing the protein MNQMLLEPEVQSPPQTTEANGTPDVPERPVHPRFVKPQRIAFVQASWHRDVVEECRIAFLEEIEARHISRAQVDLFEVPGSFEIPLHAQLLAKTRRYTAIVAAGLVVDGGIYRHEFVADTVIKALMDVQLKTEVPVFSAVLTPQQFHDSAVHHEFFRKHFVIKGIEVAQACASTLHSLERLRGQVAAGIVG; encoded by the coding sequence ATGAATCAGATGTTGCTAGAACCTGAAGTCCAATCCCCACCGCAGACCACGGAGGCCAATGGCACGCCCGATGTGCCCGAGCGTCCGGTGCATCCGCGTTTCGTCAAGCCGCAGCGCATCGCCTTCGTGCAGGCGTCCTGGCACCGCGACGTCGTCGAAGAATGCCGCATCGCGTTCCTCGAGGAGATCGAGGCGCGGCATATCTCGCGGGCGCAGGTCGATCTGTTCGAAGTGCCGGGCTCGTTCGAGATACCGCTGCACGCGCAACTGCTCGCCAAGACGCGACGCTACACGGCCATTGTAGCGGCCGGCCTCGTGGTCGATGGCGGCATCTACCGCCACGAATTCGTCGCCGATACCGTGATCAAGGCGCTGATGGACGTGCAGCTGAAGACCGAGGTGCCGGTGTTCTCGGCGGTGCTGACGCCGCAGCAGTTCCATGACAGCGCCGTGCACCACGAGTTCTTCCGCAAGCATTTCGTCATCAAGGGCATCGAGGTCGCGCAAGCCTGCGCCAGTACGCTGCACAGCCTGGAAAGGCTGCGCGGGCAGGTCGCGGCGGGGATCGTGGGTTAA
- a CDS encoding Bug family tripartite tricarboxylate transporter substrate binding protein, translated as MNFWLRRNILTLAGALLAIAVSPQPASALDYPTRPAKIVAGFSAGGGVDITARLIGQWLADRFGQPFVVENRTGAAGNIGTEAVVNAAPDGYTLLLATVPNAVNASLYEKLNFNFVRDIAPVAGVIRVPMVVLVNPAVPAQTLAEFIAYAKANPGKVNMASAGSGSAPHMAGELFKMMTGVDMVHVPYRGQGPALTDLLGGQVQILFAAAPGTADHVKTGKLRALAVTTATRMPDLPNVPTVADTVAGYEASQWYGFAAPKNTPAEIVDKLNKEINAAIADPGMKAKLAAIGGDPMPGPPADFGKLIADETEKWGKVVRAGGLKPE; from the coding sequence ATGAATTTTTGGCTTCGCCGCAATATTCTCACGCTCGCCGGCGCACTGCTCGCCATCGCCGTCTCGCCGCAACCGGCCTCCGCGCTCGATTATCCGACGCGGCCAGCGAAAATCGTCGCGGGCTTTTCCGCCGGCGGCGGCGTCGACATCACCGCGCGCCTGATCGGGCAGTGGCTGGCCGACCGTTTCGGGCAGCCCTTCGTGGTCGAGAACCGCACCGGCGCCGCCGGCAATATCGGCACCGAGGCGGTGGTGAACGCCGCGCCGGACGGCTACACGCTGCTGCTGGCGACGGTGCCGAACGCGGTCAACGCTTCGCTCTACGAAAAGCTCAATTTCAATTTCGTCCGCGACATCGCGCCGGTCGCCGGCGTCATCCGCGTGCCGATGGTGGTGCTGGTCAACCCCGCGGTGCCGGCGCAGACGCTTGCCGAATTCATCGCCTACGCCAAGGCCAATCCCGGCAAGGTCAACATGGCCTCGGCCGGCAGCGGCAGCGCGCCGCACATGGCGGGCGAACTGTTCAAGATGATGACCGGCGTCGACATGGTGCACGTGCCCTATCGCGGCCAGGGGCCGGCGCTGACCGACCTGCTCGGCGGCCAGGTGCAGATCCTGTTTGCGGCGGCGCCGGGCACCGCCGACCACGTCAAGACCGGCAAGCTGCGTGCGCTCGCGGTGACCACGGCCACGCGCATGCCGGACCTCCCCAACGTTCCGACGGTCGCGGATACCGTGGCGGGCTATGAAGCGAGTCAGTGGTACGGTTTCGCCGCGCCGAAAAACACGCCGGCCGAGATCGTCGACAAACTCAACAAGGAGATCAACGCCGCGATCGCCGATCCCGGCATGAAGGCAAAACTCGCCGCGATCGGCGGCGATCCGATGCCGGGCCCGCCGGCCGATTTCGGCAAACTGATCGCCGACGAAACCGAGAAGTGGGGCAAGGTGGTGCGCGCCGGCGGCCTCAAGCCGGAATGA
- a CDS encoding glycosyltransferase family 2 protein: MFLSIVVPCCNEAEGLREFHRQMTEAARALCGQRYELIMIDDGSTDGTWKLINELSAEDRNVVAVRLARNHGHQLALTAGLSTVRGDVVLVIDADLQDPPELLTPMYDMMVRESADVVYGLRRSRAGETRFKKKSAEAFYRLLARITRVHIPVDTGDFRLMSRRISDQLVQMPEHDRFIRGMVAWLGYKQVAYEYDRNPRYAGSTKYPLAKMIGFALDALISFSMVPLRIATYVGALLTTGLTLIGVYAVIVWILSGAVPGWTSLTLLVVMISSVQLLVLGLIGEYVGRIYIQSKNRPLFVISHIHRRGRLPHAAADGRDNLEQAPLMTLLAQSESGMRSEIYEAS, translated from the coding sequence ATGTTTCTGTCGATCGTTGTGCCCTGCTGCAACGAGGCGGAAGGCCTACGCGAATTCCACCGGCAGATGACGGAAGCGGCGCGCGCGCTGTGCGGGCAGCGCTACGAACTGATCATGATCGACGACGGCTCCACCGACGGCACCTGGAAGCTGATCAACGAACTCTCGGCGGAAGACCGCAACGTCGTTGCCGTCCGGCTCGCCCGTAACCACGGCCATCAGCTGGCGCTGACCGCGGGGCTCTCCACCGTCCGCGGCGACGTAGTGCTCGTCATCGATGCCGACCTGCAGGATCCGCCGGAGCTGCTGACGCCGATGTACGACATGATGGTGCGCGAGAGCGCCGATGTCGTCTACGGCCTGCGCCGCAGCCGCGCTGGTGAAACCCGCTTCAAGAAAAAATCCGCCGAGGCGTTTTATCGCCTGCTCGCGCGCATCACGCGCGTTCACATCCCCGTCGATACCGGCGACTTCCGCCTGATGAGCCGGCGCATCTCCGACCAGCTCGTGCAGATGCCCGAGCACGACCGCTTCATCCGCGGCATGGTCGCATGGCTCGGCTACAAGCAGGTCGCCTATGAATACGACCGCAACCCGCGCTACGCCGGCAGCACAAAGTATCCGCTGGCGAAGATGATCGGCTTTGCGCTCGACGCGCTGATCAGCTTCTCAATGGTGCCGCTGCGGATCGCGACCTATGTCGGCGCGCTGCTGACGACCGGGCTCACGCTGATCGGCGTCTACGCGGTGATCGTCTGGATTCTTTCCGGCGCCGTGCCGGGATGGACCAGCTTGACGCTGCTGGTCGTGATGATTTCCTCGGTCCAGCTTCTCGTGCTCGGCCTGATCGGGGAATATGTCGGCCGCATCTATATTCAATCGAAGAACCGGCCGCTGTTCGTGATCTCGCATATTCACCGGCGCGGACGGCTGCCGCACGCGGCCGCGGACGGACGGGACAATCTCGAACAGGCGCCGCTGATGACGTTGCTGGCCCAGTCGGAATCCGGCATGCGCAGCGAAATCTACGAGGCTTCCTGA
- a CDS encoding class I SAM-dependent methyltransferase gives MKAMILSHPALYQAYQSAGGFFGARIKAIADYLTMRPGMRVIDIGCGPGHIVQYLPEGTIYDGFDIDETYIAYARRSFGHLGTFHCRYFDAAAAREFAGADLVMMNGVLHHIGDDDLKATLANIRDVLKDDGVLFTTDPCYRNGQSPIAKWLLDNDRGEFIRNEDGYNRVLGSAFAKVKLAIREDLARLPYTFAIGVMQK, from the coding sequence ATGAAGGCGATGATCCTGAGCCACCCCGCGCTCTACCAGGCCTATCAAAGCGCCGGAGGATTCTTCGGCGCCCGCATCAAGGCGATCGCGGATTACCTCACCATGCGGCCGGGCATGCGGGTGATCGATATCGGATGCGGGCCGGGCCACATCGTACAATATCTGCCCGAAGGCACGATCTATGACGGCTTCGACATCGACGAGACCTACATCGCCTATGCCAGGCGTTCGTTCGGCCACCTCGGCACGTTTCATTGCCGCTATTTCGATGCCGCCGCCGCCCGTGAATTCGCCGGCGCCGACCTCGTGATGATGAATGGCGTCCTGCACCACATCGGCGACGACGACCTGAAGGCCACGCTCGCCAATATCCGCGACGTCCTGAAGGACGACGGTGTCCTGTTCACCACCGACCCCTGCTACCGCAACGGCCAGTCGCCGATCGCGAAATGGCTGCTCGACAACGACCGCGGCGAATTCATCCGCAATGAAGACGGCTACAACAGGGTGCTCGGCAGTGCGTTTGCCAAGGTGAAGCTCGCCATTCGAGAGGACCTGGCGCGGCTGCCCTACACGTTTGCGATCGGCGTGATGCAGAAATGA
- a CDS encoding glycosyltransferase 87 family protein, producing MTDAAEVAGADAAGPAPRTWRTPLVQTSVLAPIAIALGALLAGAIYTWFVGEDVNWDWMNYHEYNVWAVINDRYGIDAMPAGFQTYFNPIVYFPIYYLRHVLPLPYGMMIMGAVHGLNLLLIYFLVRVLLREAAAASAIGAAILIAAVGPMTLSEVGTSFSDILTALPILAGCVLILSARESNQGRYVLAGLLIGAAVGLKLTNAVYAFGAAAAVLAAGRPVRATICLGIGGAAGALLTGGAWSLMLWREFGNPVFPMFNAVFRSPELMAANIMDWQFLPRGLLDALAYPFYWLVGDNRSSEYPFRDARFAVATVLIVLGIGRGLVTRTDIFTRRDTQFLLFFGVSYAAWLGVFAIQRYAVALELLCAPLIVLLIARVLAGSTARLSPLRLNAALLAVAVAIALWSQPGDWFRRPWSSPYQPAISKSLERPANYLLLDKPLAYIAPRLPPQSRFYQIADIALPIMQGGRFDRRIRAALQDPPPGGTWGLHTRDKPIREPLLERYGLRVDASRPCVEIEGAWLGTAMQACPLVARDK from the coding sequence GTGACAGACGCCGCTGAGGTTGCCGGAGCGGATGCAGCAGGGCCCGCGCCGCGGACCTGGCGGACGCCTCTCGTTCAAACCAGCGTTTTGGCGCCGATCGCCATCGCGCTCGGTGCGCTGCTGGCAGGCGCGATCTACACCTGGTTCGTTGGCGAAGACGTCAACTGGGACTGGATGAACTACCACGAATACAATGTCTGGGCGGTCATCAACGACCGCTACGGCATCGACGCGATGCCGGCGGGCTTCCAGACCTATTTCAATCCGATCGTCTATTTCCCGATCTATTATCTGCGCCATGTGCTGCCGCTGCCCTACGGCATGATGATCATGGGCGCGGTGCACGGCCTCAATCTGCTCCTGATCTATTTTCTCGTCCGCGTCCTGTTGCGCGAAGCGGCAGCCGCGAGCGCGATCGGTGCGGCGATCCTGATCGCCGCGGTCGGGCCGATGACGCTGTCGGAGGTCGGCACCAGCTTCTCCGACATTCTCACCGCGCTGCCCATTCTCGCCGGCTGCGTTTTGATCCTGTCGGCACGTGAATCGAATCAGGGGCGCTACGTTCTCGCCGGCCTCCTGATCGGCGCGGCCGTCGGGCTGAAGCTGACCAATGCCGTCTACGCCTTCGGCGCCGCCGCGGCCGTGCTCGCCGCCGGCCGGCCGGTGCGGGCGACGATCTGCCTTGGCATCGGCGGCGCAGCCGGTGCGCTCTTAACCGGCGGCGCCTGGAGCCTGATGCTGTGGCGCGAGTTCGGCAATCCCGTCTTCCCGATGTTCAATGCCGTGTTCCGCTCGCCCGAATTGATGGCGGCCAACATCATGGACTGGCAGTTCCTGCCGCGGGGCCTGCTCGATGCGCTCGCCTATCCCTTCTACTGGCTGGTCGGCGACAACAGGAGCTCGGAATATCCGTTCCGCGACGCGCGCTTTGCGGTCGCCACCGTCCTGATCGTGCTCGGCATCGGCCGCGGCCTCGTCACGCGCACGGATATCTTCACGCGGCGCGACACCCAGTTCCTGCTGTTCTTCGGCGTCTCCTACGCGGCATGGCTCGGCGTGTTCGCGATCCAGCGCTACGCGGTGGCGCTGGAGCTGTTGTGCGCGCCGCTGATCGTGCTCTTGATCGCGCGAGTCTTGGCCGGCAGCACGGCCCGCCTGTCTCCGCTGCGCCTGAATGCGGCGTTGCTGGCGGTGGCCGTGGCCATCGCGCTGTGGTCGCAACCGGGCGACTGGTTCCGCCGCCCCTGGTCCAGTCCGTACCAGCCGGCGATTTCGAAATCGCTCGAACGGCCCGCGAACTATCTGCTGCTCGACAAGCCGCTGGCCTATATCGCCCCGCGGCTGCCGCCGCAGTCGCGGTTCTATCAGATCGCCGACATCGCCCTGCCGATCATGCAAGGCGGCAGGTTCGACCGCCGCATTCGCGCCGCGTTGCAGGACCCGCCGCCGGGCGGCACATGGGGACTGCACACGCGCGACAAGCCGATCCGCGAACCGCTGCTGGAACGCTATGGTCTGCGCGTCGACGCGTCCCGCCCCTGCGTCGAAATCGAGGGTGCGTGGCTGGGGACGGCCATGCAGGCGTGTCCGCTGGTAGCGCGCGACAAATAG
- a CDS encoding type III secretion system chaperone family protein, giving the protein MSLLEGIIDSRNNPLAAVEDIAAENNWPFERSGEDEVTIVSKGDWTDYQLSFTWMGEIEALHLASAFDMKIPPARRAEVQRLIAAINEQLWVGHFDIWTHTGMIMYRQALVLPGGLTASTAQCEAMLAGAIHACERYYPAFQFVVWAGKTAPEAMSAAMFDTAGEA; this is encoded by the coding sequence ATGTCCCTCCTCGAAGGCATTATCGATTCACGGAACAACCCGCTCGCGGCAGTCGAGGACATTGCCGCCGAGAACAACTGGCCGTTCGAGCGTTCCGGCGAAGACGAGGTCACCATCGTCTCCAAAGGCGACTGGACCGACTATCAGCTCTCCTTCACCTGGATGGGCGAGATCGAGGCGCTGCATCTGGCCTCCGCCTTCGACATGAAGATTCCCCCCGCCCGCCGCGCCGAGGTGCAGCGGCTGATCGCCGCCATCAACGAGCAACTATGGGTCGGCCATTTCGACATCTGGACCCATACCGGCATGATCATGTACCGGCAGGCGCTGGTGCTGCCGGGCGGGCTGACCGCCTCGACCGCGCAATGCGAGGCCATGCTGGCCGGCGCCATCCATGCCTGCGAGCGCTATTACCCCGCCTTCCAGTTCGTGGTGTGGGCCGGCAAAACCGCGCCGGAAGCGATGAGCGCGGCGATGTTCGATACCGCGGGCGAGGCGTAG